From the Euphorbia lathyris chromosome 6, ddEupLath1.1, whole genome shotgun sequence genome, one window contains:
- the LOC136232985 gene encoding LOW QUALITY PROTEIN: urea-proton symporter DUR3 (The sequence of the model RefSeq protein was modified relative to this genomic sequence to represent the inferred CDS: deleted 2 bases in 1 codon), with protein MEQVVKCPPFDFSSEYYELLTVSVTEDGISNCMRQSSFFQGKHVLNQGVGYSVILGFGLFFAFFTSFLVWLEKRYVGSSHTSEWFNTAGRNVKTGLIASAIVSQWTWAATILQSSNVAWEYGVSGPFWYASGATIQVLLFGVMAIEIKRKAPNAHTICEIVKARWGIAAHIVFLGFCLLTNIIVTAMLLLGGSAVVNALTGVNIYAASFLIPLGVIVYTLAGGLKATFLASYMHSVIVHVVLVIFVYLVYTSSSKLGSPSVVYNRLVEITSKSRVCEEPISHQGQSCGPVTGNYKGSYLTMLSSGGFVFGVINIVGNFGMVFVDNGYWVSAIAARPSSTHKGYLLGGLVWFAVPFSLATSLGLGALALDLPISASEASRGLVPPATAIALMGKAGSILLLTMLFMAVTSAGSSELIAVSSLCTYDIYRTYINPNANGKKILMVSRAVVLGFGCFMGMLAVILNKAGVSLGWMYLAMGVLVGSAVLPIAFMLLWSKANAKGAILGTIIGCLLGIITWLSVTAIEYSHVNLDTTGRNAPMLAGNLVSILTGGAIHVVCSLLQPQNYEWESTKQITVVEKEKDELPAEELEEETLSRAKAWIVKWGIGFTVVIVILWPLLTLPAGKFSKGYFTLWAVIAIAWGTIGSVAIIALPLIESWETIQSVFLGMFTNDRLMEKIM; from the exons ATGGAACAAGTAGTAAAGTGTCCACCTTTTGATTTCTCGAGTGAGTATTATGAATTACTAACTGTATCTGTAACAGAGGATGGAATTAGTAATTGCATGAGACAGTCAAGTTTTTTTCAAGGAAAGCATGTCCTTAATCAAGGCGTTGGATACTCTGTTATTCTTGGTTTTGGTCTTTTTTTTGCTTTCTTCACTTCTTTCTTG GTATGGTTGGAGAAAAGATATGTTGGATCTAGCCATACTTCTGAATGGTTCAACACAGCAGGCAGGAATGTCAAAACTGGACTTATTGCTAGTGCAATTGTATCCCAG TGGACATGGGCTGCTACcattttgcaaagctcaaatgtAGCTTGGGAATATGGAGTAAGTGGACCTTTCTGGTATGCTAGTGGGGCTACTATCCAGGTACTCTTGTTTGGTGTAATGGCTATAGAGATCAAAAGAAAAGCTCCTAATGCACATACTATTTGTGAAATTGTAAAAGCTAG GTGGGGGATTGCTGCACATATTGTGTTCCTTGGTTTTTGCTTGCTCACTAATATTATAGTAACAGCTATGCTTCTTCTTGGTGGTTCTGCTGTTGTAAATGCACTCACTGGTGTTAACATTTATGCTGCTTCCTTTCTTATTCCACTTGGTGTTATTGTCTATACTCTTGCTGGAGGCCTCAAAGCTACTTTCTTAGCTAGTTATATGCATTCTGTTATAG TTCATGTAGTTCTAGTCATTTTTGTGTACCTAGTTTACACAAGCAGCAGTAAACTGGGAAGTCCAAGCGTAGTGTATAACCGTTTGGTGGAGATAACAAGCAAGTCAAGAGTATGTGAAGAACCAATTTCACATCAAGGACAATCCTGTGGTCCTGTCACTGGAAACTACAAAGGGTCTTACCTCACAATGTTAAGTTCTGGCGGATTTGTATTCGGTGTTATAAACATTGTTGGTAATTTTGGGATGGTTTTCGTTGACAAT GGATATTGGGTGAGTGCCATTGCTGCTAGGCCTTCATCAACTCATAAAGGCTACTTGCTCGGGGGTCTAGTGTGGTTCGCAGTTCCATTCTCGTTGGCTACATCCTTAGGTCTTGGTGCACTTGCTCTTGATCTGCCGATAAGTGCGAGTGAGGCAAGTCGCGGACTTGTTCCTCCTGCTACTGCTATAGCTTTGATGGGGAAGGCAGGGTCTATACTTCTTCTTACTATGCTTTTTAT GGCTGTTACGTCTGCTGGTTCATCTGAGCTCATTGCTGTTTCGTCGTTATGCACTTACGACATCTACCGAACTTACATAAATCCAAATGCAAACGGGAAAAAGATCCTCATGGTATCACGTGCTGTTGTCTTAGGGTTCGGGTGTTTCATGGGAATGCTAGCAGTAATACTAAATAAGGCTGGAGTATCATTAGGTTGGATGTATCTTGCAATGGGAGTTCTTGTTGGTTCTGCTGTTCTTCCTATAGCTTTTATGCTCCTATGGAGCAAAGCAAACGCGAAAGGTGCAATACTCGGAACAATCATCGGTTGCCTGCTAGGAATTATAACTTGGTTATCTGTTACAGCCATCGAGTATAGCCATGTAAATCTTGACACAACAGGGCGTAATGCACCGATGCTTGCTGGAAACCTTGTTTCCATACTGACAGGTGGAGCTATCCATGTCGTCTGCAGTCTTCTTCAGCCGCAAAACTATGAGTGGGAGAGCACTAAACAGATCACAGTAGttgaaaaggaaaaagatgAGTTGCCAGCAGAGGAGTTGGAAGAGGAGACACTTAGCAGAGCAAAAGCCTGGATAGTGAAATGGGGCATTGGTTTCACAGTTGTGATTGTTATACTATGGCCTCTTCTCACTCTTCCAGCAG GAAAATTCAGTAAGGGATACTTCACATTATGGGCTGTGATAGCTATAGCATGGGGCACCATTGGATCAGTAGCAATTATTGCTCTACCACTGATCGAGAGCTGGGAGACCATTCAAAGTGTATTTCTGGGA ATGTTTACAAATGACAGGCTTATGGAgaaaattatgtaa